The DNA sequence TCCCTCATAGTCTTTGGAAATCCATCTTCTTCACgtactcctcccctcccttcctcataTTATTCTAGATACTTTATCTGTGTTGGCAGAGAACTGCACACATAGATAGAAGGGCATGAAAGCAGAGGGCATGCTACCTACCGATCACACGGACTGAGCAGGGCTCAAGCCCATTCAGTTCAGTCATTCCCTCAACTTTGGAAAAGGTCACCCAGTCACCATCCTCAAAGTGATGGCCTTGTCCCTGCTCTTCATCGCAGGCTACTATCAAGATGCCAGGGTTCCCCTGTGAGAAAAGTGTTTGTATATTCATACATATGTTtcctttttatgtatttatttaaaatatatcctgcctttctcctgcacAACAAACTTCCAAAGTGGCTGACAATGAGAGAAAATTAATGTATGCTATACGAAGTTTTTAAATAGATACTGATGATTGATATTGGTTCAAGAAaatgattatggctgcaatcctatacacattttcctgggagtaagccccatttaacacaatggggcttacttatgagtagacatgcataggattgcactgtgtgtgaAATATTCCTCCTCAGTTTTCCAACTGCTCCTCTTCAAAGGTTTCATGGTGACCGTAGGGTAGAATCCTCCCCTTCTCACCCTGCTCCAAGAAATGCATAAGACCATGATTACTACTGGCTCAGCAGGAAATTTTTAGGTTGCTTTTGAAGAGGGCAGGAAAGAGCCCAGAAAGAGAGACATGAATGGGCATGGAGGTCAAATGCAGCCAGCAGGGTACTAGCGAAGAGAGAGGATGTAACAGTCAGGAAAACTACCTGGGTGATGTCCTGTATGATGGCAGAGGCAGGTTCAGCCTCCGAAGGATCATATACCATAAAGTCTTCGCCAAAGTCACAGAACAGCTGCCTAGAGTCCACAAACAGAAGTTAACAATTCTATGAGGAGTCTATATGAGCTCTCTTTCTTTGCTGGGGAAGGGGTGGTTCTACCCCACCCACAATCACTGCCACATACCATTAAATAGCACCCACTTCGCACATACCCAGTCAGGCCCTTTGTGTCAGCTAGGACAAAGCAGATGTTTTTGGTGTGGCAGAAGTCACTGATACGCTGCTGTTCCTTCAAGGACGAGTTGGTCAGCACCACGACCTGCAGTGAATGTGGATATTTACTGGACAGGATCAGACTAAGCCCTGGGCTACCTGAGCTAAACAGGGTGAAGAAATAGCCCCACAGAACATCAATACTCATAAACATTCAAGGTCAGGCTTGTAGTACACTGTGCAGTGCAGTCCAAAAATCTCAGCGCTCCAAACCATGAGAACTAAGCAGCAAGATCGCCACCTAGTGTCTCAGATACAGTTGAGGACAATTCATCAGTGAATTGCCAGTGGCTGCTGTCACAGGTGAGAAACCCCCATTGGTTTGGATTTCCTACAGAAGCATTACCAGAGCTACTCCTCCCTCTCTCTATTGGATGATAAACCTCTCCGGCATGAGACCCACAGCTCTGTTCCCTACCTGGAAGGGAGACAAGAAGCTCTCAGACAGCTCCCCAGCATAAGCATCCACAAGAACATATCTGTTCAGCTCGGCAAGGTGACGCTTGGAGACCATGGCTCGGTTTTGTCCCACGTCATTCTCTGACAGATAGAACTGCAAAAACCCAAGAATGTTAAAAGTGAAAGGGAGGTGCCTGATACCAATTTGTGCTAGAGATAAATTTGCCTTTTTCTTGCCTGACCTTTTTGTCAGGTGCAAAACATCAACTGAAGGCAAACATAGGATTAAGCTTACCACTTTGTTCTCAGACATAATGCACCATCAAGTATATATTCAGAATTAGAGTTTACCTATTTCTGCATCAGTACAAAACTGAAAGGGCTGTTTGTGGTTTGCACCATGCTGAACATAGTAAAGAACACCAAAATCAGCATGTTGAAAACATCAGCTTTCATTTGCTCTTTCTTTCGGCCTGCTCCTGAATTGGCACAAAcaggctttatggcatgtttgagacaCTTGGGAGCTGGCGCAGGGGGCCGTTTGGATGCCACATTTCAATTGGGCTGCCTGGGTTGTCAACACTGGCTATCAGCAACTacccaaggtttcagacagagatTTTTCCCTGCTTTACTTGGAGATTAAATATTGACTCAAATTTATAGATTTTACACAATGTGAACTCACATTGCAGCATTGCCCAACATTCTTTAATTCTCACGGCTAGATACACTGTACACTATGAAAGAGTTGTAGTCCCTACAATTATCTAATTATAGTCATTAGGGTGAGCTATAGTCTGGGATCAGTCAAGAGTTCAGATGATTTATAATTTAACTAGGCACTGCAGGTAACTGAAGCACAACTTGTACAGTTAACTTTGGATTATCTTGTAATTTTTTAATTGTAACCAAACAACATCTATGAAAGAAATGCGAGTAGGAGAATGTGAATAACTTGGAACAAAGTACTGGAACATCTTTCTTAAATCCAATATATCCATTTTAGAAACGGACATTTATTTTGCATGAGGGTTGGGTGTCCGCCTGCACACATGCTAAGAAAGTAAAAGACCATCACAGCATCCACATATCTTAAGCAAAACATATCATCAAGATCCACTCGTCTTCAtcaagacaacaacaacaaccctgaagGATGTGTACAGAGCCCCACTGAGGGAAGGAGATTCTGCTACATGCCTTCCACTTGCGTTCCCATGTCTGCTAGGCAAAGGTCCTACCAGCATACCTGTGAGGACAGGTCACTCCATTGAGCATCATTCTGGTCATGAACAGTGACAGATTTCACCCCTGCAAGAATAATGTTCTTGGCAATCTCTACACCCAGCCCCTTCATTCCAGAGACCAGCACAGTTGCTGTAGCCATCTTCCGCATGGCTTCAGGACCCAGTACATagctgcaaaaaaaaatcaaaaaaaaaaaaatcacacattggAGTTAGTAATATGGCAAATATAGAAAGCCAGTACAATCCCACACCCTCACAGTTTCTCTTTAGACCCCATTTTCATCTTTACCTCCCTTGTAAAAAATTGGTCCCTGTCCTCACCATATTGTATATCCCATCCCATACTTGGCAACCTTAATGCCCCCCCcactttctccaaaataaattcagATCATTGTTTATACTTGGTGCCTGCTGCTCCTGGCAGCACCTCTGTTACCCTGTTAGGCCATGCTACCATCATCCCTTCTTCACCCAACTATCCTGTCTCCATTCCAAGTATCACAAGACTCACAGCTGGCGGGAGTACAATTTTTCATCAATTTCTGGAAGGCTCTCCAAGGCACTCATTCTTCCCCTGCCCATAAGAAAGAAAAGACTGAGTCATCCTTGATAAATTATGTTCAGCGTTTTTGATAAGAATGCTAATATGACCAAGTGCTAATGAGGCAGAGGGCTCCAAGTGCGTACAAGGCTAGAAGACTCTGCACGTGGTTCCAAAACATGCTTccaaatgaatttatttattcatgtatATCATGAGAATATTTGTGAAAAGCTTGGAACATGCTTGGCTGAACATAATGGCTAGATTGGATTGGGGCTTCTGGGAAAACACTTAGGTCAGCTGATTGCCCAGTTCAGGCTCCCAACCCATCAGCTGAAGTAGCTGTGAGAAGGACAGAGTAGCACAAGCGCATGAGGGCTCAGGAAGGAGTCTTTGAGAGAGCAGGCACATGCgtgaagacccaatcctatccagttttccagtgttggtgcacctgtgccaatggtgtgtacgccgcatcctgtggtggaggggcagtcactggggccttctcaaagtatgggaacagtcttcccttaccacggggctggtATTGTGGCTATACCAGAGCAGGCTATACCTGTCAaagatggacaggattgggccctcagttctctCTGGAAGCAGAGTGGATGTTGCTGGAGTCTACAGCAATCTGGAAGCCACATTTAAGTTTAGCCCAGACCAGTCTGGAGGAGGACAAACCAAAGACACCAAAATCTGGGAAATGCCCCTCCTGGGCTTGGCAGGTCGACATCCAGCGACGACGTCTGGGCTCCAGACTTGGAATGTGCCTCCCACAGTCGACCACAGCCCTGGAGGGGCCAGTGAAGACTTGTGAGAAGGCAGCTGTGCGCATtgttgctgctgcaacctggggAAAGACTTTACCTGAACTCAAGGctccagcggcagcagcagctctgatCACATCCAGTGATGACGGATGGAGTCAACAGTGTGATCTCCAGaccataaaaaaaacaacaccctgcTTCTGCCTCCCTAAAGCAGGGAAACGAAAGTGAAACTTAAACAATGGCTTTCCTGGAAGGGCTAAGGAGGCGGCgccttagggctgcaatcctatctgcacttacctgggagtaagtcccactgactataatgggacttacttctgagtagacatgcataggattgggctctcaggctgcaatcctatctgcacttacccaggagtaaaccccatcgactataatgggacttacttctgagtagacttgcataagattgggctctccgtctgcaatcctatccacacttacccgcgagaaagccccactgactataatggggtttcttctgagtagacagtcctAGGCTTGGACTCCAAGTCCCTTTGGGCACACACAGGCCATGTGGCTTTGGAAGGGAGTGGAAGGCGAGGCAGCGTGCTGGACCTGCCACTGgtctgcccagccagggtccgTGGTGGCCGGCCGCGCTGCAGTCAAGGGACGCCTGTAAAGATCGGCACTCCAGGGGCTGGCCCCGTTGTTGAAGCTCTGGATGCCGGGCGGAGTCGTACCACATGTCAGCTGCGGGATGTGGACCCCAGTAGGTGGAGGCTGGTGAGCAGTTggttagggctgcaattctatacacactttcctgggagaaagccccactcaatgggatttacttggctggcgacccacttagtgggtcccgacccgcagtttgaACAATATGTAAAAAGCACTTTTTCATGAATTTGGCAGGTGATCTCACATGTGAAATTCATGTAAAAATAACAAGGTGTGATAGAAATTTTCCTGTGCCTTGTGGTTTCGGAGTTGTGGGGTaggtgaacagcccaatcctctgcctgtctacgcagaagtaagtcccattagagtcaatggggcttactcccaggtaagtgtggataggagtgtagccccagagcccaagactatgcatgtctactcagaagcaagtcccattagagccaatggggcttactcccaggtaagtgtgggtaggagtgtagCCCCAGAGCCcgactatgcatgtctactcagaagtaagtcccattagagtcaaaggggcttactcccaggaaagtgtggagaggattgggctgtaagatgggGAAATGTTATATGCATGGATGGTGCATCACAGATCTCATACAGTAGACCCCATACTTGTAAGCAGCGTGGAGTAAAGTCACTTCTGGGGGCCCGAAAGCTCAAgcttcacagcccaaccctatccagctttacctgggagtaagccccactgactctaatgggacttacttctgagtagacatgcataggcttgggctgccagtaGCTGCCCCTAGACCCGCCCCTGCTGCAGCCCGCCCAGGCACAGCCGGGAGCGCGCACCACCGAACCGCCAGCACCAGCATCCGAGTAAACAAGCACACGTGGTCCCGAAGTGACGGCGCGGGGGCGGGGCGCGCGGCACTGTGACGCGTGCGCAGTACGGCGGCGAGGACGTCTGTGGCGCAGCGCGTCTTTGCGGTGGCCGGGGGAGCTCCTGCGGGCGGCGCTGATGTCGGCGGAGGCCGAGGCCGGGCCCGGGGAGTGGGAGGTCCCTGCGCGGGCGCTGAGGGCGCTCACCTGGCTCGGGCAGGAGTTCGTGTCGGACTGGGAGGCGCAGGACCTGCGGGCCGCCCTCTTCCAGCTGCTCGCGCTCTGGCTGGTGGTGAGCCTGCTGGGCATCCAGGTGGCCTGGCGCGTCTACGGCAACGCCGTCACCGGCCTCTGCTACCGGCAAGGTAGGGCTCCCCGGCGGCCCCGCCTCTGCCAGGGCAGCAGCGCCCCGCACCCTCCTGCCCCTCTTTGGCGACCCCCACACCAGCCCCAggcgctgcctccctccctcggcCCACCTGCCTCTCACTCTGCCCAggcctgcactgcactgcacctgCCTGCTGGCACAGATCAGCAGTAGCCTCAAATCCAGGCCCCCCCCCAGGTTGTACGACCTCGTCCCCTCCTCCCCTGTGGCCACAGAGGCGTATGGTGAGAGTAGGACTGGTGTCCGTAAAACTTGGT is a window from the Tiliqua scincoides isolate rTilSci1 chromosome 2, rTilSci1.hap2, whole genome shotgun sequence genome containing:
- the TCTA gene encoding T-cell leukemia translocation-altered gene protein → MSAEAEAGPGEWEVPARALRALTWLGQEFVSDWEAQDLRAALFQLLALWLVVSLLGIQVAWRVYGNAVTGLCYRQGPGGQNGGTPDGSSHFSMWESSSNETMKTHRE